In the genome of Arachis stenosperma cultivar V10309 chromosome 2, arast.V10309.gnm1.PFL2, whole genome shotgun sequence, the window ATAACCATAATGGTCATTAGCTGAAGTTCACAACTTTAGGACCCTTTTTTGGTTTGCTTGACCGTCTTTGGACTTTGAGGACTTGTCCTTGTCTCTGTTATTTATGTCATCTGTCATGAAGTCATCCTCAATGTCATCCCCACTCACAAATTTGGTACCATTCCACAAGGCCTCTGTTCATTTCTCAGTTCATTGCTGAGGAAGAAATGGAGTTATAAGCTTTGCATAATACAAGTACCATTCTTCAAGATATAAAACTTTTAGCAATTCAATTTATCAGGAGATCAGCTAATGAATGCAATTAAACTGGAGCATACAGAAAGAGTTGCAAGAAATCACATTTGAAGTACATATTTTACTCCAAAACATATAATCATTTCCTCTAATTTAAGGTTGGGATATGCAATTTGAGTTCACAGTGGAAACTAAAGCATAATCTGTGTCTAGAACCACCAATATCAAAAATGATTAGCCACGCCATGATCTTATGGCTCCATAGTATCAATTAGAACACCCAACAagagaataaattagatttagAGCAAACAATAGCACTAATTTTTTTAGCAGCAGTTCTTTTAGTTATCATAAGGGTGATGAACAAGCAAAGCAGTGCACCTCCACCACTTGCATGTACTTGAGGTTATGGTCAATCATATTCTACTTGCAGACTGGATCTAAATGCAGCTAATAGCAGCAAAACATAAACAATATCAGATGTATGTTTGGAAATGCAAACAAAGGAGATATGGACCCCATACAAACTAAACAAAAGATGAAACTTTAGATATCAAAACCAGGAATATAGGATTAGGCTTACATCCATCAGCAGGCCCATTAGCAGCAAAAGGAGCTTTCTTCCCTTTTTCGGGGCAATCCATTGCCAAATGTGTCACGCCAccacatatttttatatttacaacCACCACTCTAGTAAACAATTACTTAATATAGATTAGACAGTGATTCAAGTGTTTGGCTAATCATCATATATTTGACAAGGCAAACaagaaagagaaataataaTACCTTAGGATAGATGCCATGAGCATTTTGAGGGCAGTTTTTACTCAAGTGTCCTTGCTGTTTACAGACAAAGCACTCTGCAAACTTTGTCCCTCCTGCATCACCATTGAAACATTTCATCTCATAAGAAAACAAATTGGAATACAACAAAAGCTTAACAAAAAAGAAGTCATTCTAATATCTATCAAAGGCTGACATTAAGTAACAATGTTTCATTGTTCAGTAAACTAGAAAGCCCAAGAGTATGATTATAAATCTGTGGTAAACTGCTTAataagaattccaattttcaagaGAAACCCTGAAACTAACAATGTTCATGTTATATCATTCACAACTTATCTTGTTTAAAGTTAAACATTCTAGCTCCAATATATATCACAAAGGCATGATAGATAACAAACCTTCTTGAACATGGTGGGGACAATTTGCAAGTGAATGATCAGTTTCTCCATAATTGTAACAATACTTGTCATAATTGGCACCAACTTGAACTTCAGGGCAATTCTTAGCTCGGTGACCACGCCGTCGACACCGTAAGCATATCTGTAAAGACCACATTACATTTAATCACAACAGTGCACCAAATCCAGTTGATACTTCATACTTCATCCTAACTAAATTAAACTATCCTATCATACCAACTTCACAGCAtttcatatatttatttattattttatttttcctcctCCAAGTTTCAAAACGACAAAATGGCACCATGTCCAGTAAATAAACAGTAATAATAGAGATTCCTCAGTTGAAACATCAATTCCAAAAATCTGGCGTGATAGTTGGAATTGAATAGGCAATATACAtgtattgataaaaaaaatggaGCAAAAAGGGCATACTTCACCCATCATATAAATAAGAAATCCTGAGGATGAGAAACTCACTAGATTGCTATTTAAGTATATTTGAGTCCTTAGCAGATCAGTTTGAGGCCCAATTGCAGTCGGTAGTAAAAGTAGAAGAAATACATTAGCCAAACAAGAGAGAAAACAAAGTCAGAGATTCATATAACTCATCTAAAAGAAAACAACGTGGCAATAAGCAAGAGCAGCAAGCAAATATATGTCATAATATATTGcccaatttttttattcattccTTCTAACGTATCCATCTAATTCCCTATAtctatattaaaaatccaacaTGGGGACCATGTCCTTTAGATTCATTAACcccaaattcaatacaaaaaatcaaaatactaTACAAATCAATACAAGAATAGTGAGATCTTCATCTCTTAATTAGCCACTGATAtaccataaaatatataggattaacacaaaatgaaataaaaaataaagatccTAATAATACAAGAATTAAAAATTGAACTATTAGAAGGTTTAGAAGCTAGCTCCAACTTATTCAGTAAATTGAACTATTAGAAGGTTTAGAAGCTAGCTCCAACTTATTCAGTAAAAGCAAAATATTCTTTTAGACAAAATATATAGGTTATTGATATAGGAAGAAACTAAGAAAATAAACCAGAATTATATAACCCTTCATGGCAGGAGCCTTGGTCACAGATCTTGACTTGTCGTGGGCTTCTTGTAAGCAAGTTTTGAGCAAAAACACAACCCAGAACAAGATAATTTACCAAACGAATAATAAAGAGGAAAAAAAGGAATCAAGTGAAAGTAAATGGACAAGTCATGGCAGCACTATCTTGAGATATTAAATTAAGTAGCAACAGAGAGAAATGATATCCATGACAACACACACAACACTCCACCATGCTAAGTCAGTTTCCAAATTAgtctgatatatatatatatatatatatatatatatatatatatatatacttaggaaaaaacaatattaataacaataatgatAATGCTAACTaaatcaaaagcaaaaatagcATCACAGCAACACAAAGGCTGTGCTTATCACTATGTTCTTATCACTTTTCAGTTTTATGATATTCCAAGTGTTAAAGCAAAACCAAAAGCAGCCAAAGTGAGGTTCAATCAATTGAAAATGAATAATACCACAACCATAAACaattaattagaataaaaaagaacaagTAATGGCAGAATCAAACGATCACGATTTCACGATGCTGAATTCAGAAAACCCTAAGAGTCTTAAAAAAACAAGAACTACTTTTTCTAAGCATTCCAATTATATTTGGCCCTCTTTAACTTCTCTTATTTAGCAAATTAGACAGTTTTTCTCGAGATATGTTCAACTATACAAAATTGATAGCAATTAACCACTAATCGGCActgtttcaaatcaaattttgagACTAGAGCAAGACACTGCACAATAACGCGTTTGGAATGAAAAATTAGCGAGAGAAACAAGGGATGGAGTTAGGGCTAACCTGGTTAGTGGAGTGCGAATAAATCAAAGATTGATCTATGCAACCCTATATATAGTGTTTGATTCGATTTGATTCGGTTAGTGGAGAAGCTGGTCTTTGCCGGAGAAGAAGTTACCAACGGAGTCAACTATCATTCCGAGCTTCGCTTCAAGCTTCGCCATTCAACAATAACCACCGAGTTTCCACCGAGTTGAGATAAGTTTCATGAATCGCTCCAGATGCGATGAGAGCGGCGGCGGAGGGAGCCCCTGTGACACAAGGGATGACACAGAGAGATCCTGTGACGCGAGCGGCGGCGACAGTGGCGGGAGAAGCTGGTGCGACGGAGAGAAGAAGCAACTGGTGATGGAAAGACTCATTTGATTTGTGTGGACGGTGGAGTGTGACTGTGAATGGATCCAGAGGGTGGGATAAAATAAGCTTAACTCAATTTTTCCGacggaaaattttaaattacagacggattttccgtctgtaataatttaataaaacgcagtgttttgtctatttaattacagacggattttccgtctgtaactatttctcactgaaaaaaattaatttttccgacggaattatcgacggattctcttttccgtctgtaatttatgctaatccattttttttgttttccgacaAAAAATCCCTCTGAAATCCCTCTGTATTTCAGTGGgataaaatccgtcggaaatatccgtctgtaataactaattttctagTAGTGGTTTCACCATATCTCAAAGCCCAACAAAATTTGCTATTTTGTCTACCAATGGTTAGTGGAGAATGAAAAAAAAGTAGATAAAGCTTGTGTAGAATTGTTAGTTCCAAAATATCACAAAttaagttttgataattaaaaaaattagatataatttaatttttttaatgtgttATCTAATATTTTGTTCAAGTGTACTAAGAAATTACTTGAGAAATATAAGCAAATTAGATAACTTCTGAActtaaaaaagtttaaaaaataacaatacaACTTCAAAAGCTAAACTAAGTAAACTGGCTATGTCAGGAAGCTATGTAGCTAACTCAGAAAAAATATAACACATTTCAAAAGAATATTGTATTATCCCTTAGTGAAAAACAGATGAGGGTGCGAAGTTGCTGATCTTAGAAAGTCATAAAGAAAATAGTTTATTTTGACTTCAACATTTGAATTTGATCGTAGTCAACAAGAAAAATAGTTTCAAAGAAGCTTCTTATCTCATCTGCTCAAAGAACACTACAAAGcttttaaaaaatgataaaaaaaaatactgaCAGGAATAAAAGGCACATCACCTTTCACACATCTCTATAGATATACAAGGACAATGACTAATTAAAAGAGGTTTCTAACTACTCGTTTTGCCTCAGGactatataataaatatatcttTAAAACCTCTACAAGATGAAGAAGATTTCTGAAAAGACCACCTAcagaaaaaatttattataaatcgATTTCTCATCTTCACTCGATAAGTTTTAGACTTATGAAAGTTTAGAAACCTCAGTTGTAGCCTAAATTTGTATTATATAGCAGTTATAGATTACTCTTGTGTTGATCTAAGATAGCTCTATTGAGTATAGATAATCTGTTAGGCTACATCTTAGAATATATAGGATAGAATTTGTATATGAAGTTGTGAAGTTGAAAACTTTCACCATGCATCTGCATTACCGTGAGTACCAATACTCATCAATATCTGAAATATGTTAACCCTTCATAGATAATATCTTAAAACTATCTCAGGAACTTGGGAAAGGATTTGTCAACTCAGTTATATATAAAAGTTGAGAACATCTTTTTAGTTGGTTTATATTACGAGTCTATAGACTCTACAATTATTTAATCATTTAGACATTTACAGATCCTTACTCATGAGAAGActtaaattaaagaaagaataTCTAAGGTTCTTAGACTATCTCTAGTAGGGAACTCATCCCAGTTTCGGTTTATGGCTCACCTGTCATAAAAAGTAATTTCACATAAGCTTTTGCGTCATAAAAAgtaaataggaactcaaaaCATCTCCCTCTTTTCCATTAGGAGGAACTAACTTTAGTCCCTATTGTGgtcccacttaattaattaattaaaatacttgaaattaatgtaattaatttttttcaataatgtaatttaaatttataaatttaaaaataattcactattaaaagatattaatattaaataaattcatatataataataatatacaatATATAATTTGGGGTTACACTAATTTGTAACATTACTTAAtacaaagaaaaacataattaaGCTTTATAGTTGACGACAAGCATTGTGAAATTACCATATATGTTCAATCAAGTCCTCTCTTTCAATTGTCTATGCTGCTGCCTATTTCGAAGTTGGGCATTTCTTTGGAGAAATTGATGGTATGGTGTGAAATCTTCTTCTTCCAGCTGAGGTTGTGAGAATAGAAGTGTATCTAAGTGGTATATATAGagtaacaaaatattaatttattaataataacggTAACATAATTATGGCTATCTTTGCAACAGCTAATTTTACAACGGCTAATTTTACAATagctaatttaatataataatacaaattattaattaaataaataattaattatttaatctaattaattattataattattaataaattaattataatttaattacttaattaattattatttaaataattaatataaattattaattaaataaaattataattatttaatttaattaattattataattattattaaatttaatattatttaattatttaatataattatttaatataattatttatttaattataattttatatatatatttatttaaaaggtAACTTGCCATGTGGCAAATTACCATTGGTTATGCTTGAGTCCCTCTGAGCAGGGACTCTTCCATCTTGAACTTCGTGAGGGAACTCGtctctctccttctccaacGGTAATTTCCTCAATGTGTCAGAAAAATGTTGAATAGAGATCACCCATTGGAGGTGCTCTTAGGAGGAACTAACTTTAGTCCCTATTGTGgtcccacttaattaattaattaaaatacttgtaattaatgtaattaatttttttaataatgtaatttaaatatttaaatttaaaaataattcactattaaaatatattaatattaaataaattcatatataacaataatacacaATAGATAATTTGGGGTTAcactaatttgtaaaattacttaatacaaagaaaaacataattaaactcTATAGTTGACGACAAGCATTGTGAAATTGTCATATGTGTTCAATCAAGTCCTCCTTCAATTGTCTATGCTGCTGCCTATTTCGAAGTTGGGCATTTCTTTGGAGAAATTAATGGTATGGTGCAAAATCTTCCTCTCCCAGTTGAAGTTgtgatatgccattttcaacATCATCATACTCTAAGTCTTGAGTAAAATTTCCTACATAACTGTCTCTTTCATCCTCAACAATCATATTATGCAATATAATACAAGCTCTCATTATGTTTGCAAGCTTAttctttttccaaaaataagcTGGACCACGTATAATTGCAAAGCGTGCTTGCAACACTCCGAATGCTCGTTCCACATCTTTTCTTTGCCCTTCTTGGTATTGTGCAAATAACTTGCGTTTCTCACCTTGTGGCTTTGAGATTGATTTGACAAATGTGGCCCATTCAGGATAAATACCATATGCTAAATAGTATCccattatataattattatcatTAATAGTATAATTTACTTCCGGAGCATGGTCATTTAGAATATCATCAAACACTGGAGAATGATCTAACACGTTGATATCATTATTTGAACCAAAAACTCCAAAGAACGCATGCCATATCCAAAGGTCTGAAGATGCTATAACCTCAAGTACTATGGTTGCAACCCCACGATAACCACTCATGTACATACCTTTCCACGCCTTTGGACAATTTTTTCATTGCCAATGCATGCAGTTAATGCTACCCAACATGCCAGGGAAGCCATGACCCTCCGCCATTTGTAGCAGGCGCTGTACGTCATTTGGATTGGGTTTTCGCaagtattcatcttggaacacGGAAATGACACCTTCAACAAATTTTTTCAAGCATTCAATTGTAGTGCTCTCGCCTATGCGCACATAATCATCAACAACATCAGCTGCTACGCCATATGCTAACATCCGTATCGCAGCGGTACATTTCTGAAGTG includes:
- the LOC130962736 gene encoding LOW QUALITY PROTEIN: uncharacterized protein C683.02c-like (The sequence of the model RefSeq protein was modified relative to this genomic sequence to represent the inferred CDS: inserted 1 base in 1 codon; deleted 1 base in 1 codon), encoding MAKLEAKLGMIVDSICLRCRRRGHRAKNCPEVQVGANYDKYCYNYGETDHSLANCPHHVQEGGTKFAECFVCKQQGHLSKNCPQNAHGIYPKSGGCKYKICGGVTHLAMDCPEKGKKAPFAANGPADGCKPNPIFLVLISKALWNGTKFVSGDDIEDDFMTDDINNRDKDKSSKSKDGQXKPKKGPKVVNFS
- the LOC130962738 gene encoding uncharacterized protein LOC130962738, with protein sequence MSGYRGVATIVLEVIASSDLWIWHAFFGVFGSNNDINVLDHSPVFDDILNDHAPEVNYTINDNNYIMGYYLAYGIYPEWATFVKSISKPQGEKRKLFAQYQEGQRKDVERAFGVLQARFAIIRGPAYFWKKNKLANIMRACIILHNMIVEDERDSYVGNFTQDLEYDDVENGISQLQLGEEDFAPYH